The following coding sequences are from one Tissierella sp. window:
- the remB gene encoding extracellular matrix regulator RemB, with product MIIHIGNNNYIYEKDIIAILDKKAADSTKKTRDFIKKLIDDNCLVGNLDGKTKSYIITAGNKRNTIIYTSDISSKTLLNRKIY from the coding sequence GTGATTATTCATATAGGTAATAATAATTATATTTATGAAAAGGATATAATCGCTATATTAGATAAAAAGGCTGCAGATAGTACAAAAAAAACAAGAGACTTTATTAAAAAATTAATAGATGATAATTGTTTAGTGGGCAATCTTGATGGAAAAACGAAGTCTTATATAATTACAGCAGGAAATAAGCGAAATACAATAATTTATACATCAGATATATCTTCTAAAACATTGTTAAATAGAAAAATATATTGA
- the recF gene encoding DNA replication/repair protein RecF (All proteins in this family for which functions are known are DNA-binding proteins that assist the filamentation of RecA onto DNA for the initiation of recombination or recombinational repair.): MFFLHVESIRLINFRNYYNLFVDLNNKTNIFIGKNAQGKTNLLEAIYICATGRSFRTNKDREIINFNKNEAYIGAQMNIDRFERFVEIKMEREKTKRIRINKNELKNYKELSSGLNVVIFSPDNLKLVKDGPGERRNFLDMEISQIKPVYNYNISRYNKVLFQRNNLLRTKKFQKNINSLLEIFDIQLSKIGTDIILERKYYIDELSKIANNVHNKITLSNEDLELKYISNIEILDNKQEMEKKYFEKLTKNVYNDMESNSTQFGPHRDDILMTINNKDVKTFGSQGQQRTVVLSIKLSEVELIKRHRGMYPVLLLDDVFSELDEERRKYLIKSFREMQTIITVTDAIDLKEMNNIEKSVFYVENGRLK; the protein is encoded by the coding sequence GTGTTTTTTTTGCATGTTGAAAGTATTAGGCTTATAAACTTTAGAAATTATTATAATCTATTTGTAGACTTAAATAATAAAACAAATATTTTTATAGGGAAAAATGCTCAAGGAAAAACAAATTTATTAGAAGCTATATATATTTGTGCCACAGGAAGATCTTTTAGAACTAATAAAGATAGAGAAATAATAAATTTCAACAAAAATGAAGCCTATATTGGAGCTCAGATGAATATAGACAGATTTGAAAGATTTGTAGAAATAAAAATGGAAAGAGAAAAAACAAAAAGAATTAGAATTAATAAAAATGAATTAAAAAATTACAAAGAACTTTCTAGTGGACTAAATGTAGTAATTTTTTCCCCTGATAATTTGAAATTAGTAAAAGATGGTCCAGGAGAGAGGAGAAACTTTTTAGATATGGAAATTTCTCAAATAAAGCCTGTCTACAATTATAATATTAGCAGATATAATAAGGTTTTATTTCAAAGAAATAATTTGTTGAGAACTAAAAAATTTCAAAAAAATATAAACAGCCTACTAGAAATATTTGATATTCAGCTTTCAAAGATTGGGACAGATATTATTCTTGAAAGAAAATATTATATTGATGAACTTTCTAAAATAGCTAACAATGTTCACAATAAAATAACTTTATCAAATGAAGATTTAGAGTTAAAATATATATCTAATATTGAGATATTAGATAATAAACAAGAAATGGAAAAAAAGTATTTTGAAAAACTTACTAAAAATGTTTATAATGATATGGAATCAAATTCTACACAGTTTGGACCACATAGAGATGATATATTAATGACAATAAATAATAAAGATGTAAAGACATTTGGATCTCAAGGTCAACAAAGGACAGTAGTACTATCAATTAAATTGTCAGAAGTAGAACTAATAAAGAGGCATAGGGGTATGTATCCAGTATTACTTTTAGATGATGTTTTTTCTGAATTAGATGAGGAAAGAAGAAAATATTTGATAAAATCCTTTCGAGAGATGCAGACTATAATTACAGTAACAGATGCTATAGACTTAAAAGAAATGAATAATATAGAAAAATCTGTTTTTTATGTAGAAAATGGAAGATTAAAATAG
- the yaaA gene encoding S4 domain-containing protein YaaA, translating to MKEVLIETEYIKLDQFLKHAGIVQTGGQAKMLISEGNIIVNKEVVTQRGKKIRKNDIVEIKDYDSFIVI from the coding sequence ATGAAAGAAGTATTAATTGAAACAGAATATATAAAATTAGATCAATTTTTGAAACATGCTGGCATTGTGCAAACAGGTGGTCAAGCAAAGATGTTGATTAGTGAAGGTAATATAATAGTAAACAAAGAAGTGGTAACACAAAGAGGTAAAAAAATAAGGAAAAATGATATTGTTGAAATAAAAGATTATGATTCTTTTATTGTGATATAA